One genomic segment of Paenibacillus xylanexedens includes these proteins:
- the argC gene encoding N-acetyl-gamma-glutamyl-phosphate reductase: MNNKLKVAIVGSTGYGGVELIRFFQNHPQVEITSVISSSSSGESIADGFPHLTDVIHRPLDGVDPAEIASRADLVFTATPSGVSAKLVPSLLAAGLKVIDLSGDFRLKDGTVYEEWYKHPAPSADLLEQAVYGMAEVYGEEVKGQNFISNPGCYPTATLLGLIPAVEAGWIDPSTIIIDAKSGVSGAGRGTSLTNHYAEMNENLKAYKLNKHQHIPEIEQVLGSITGTPVTVTFTTHLVPMTRGIMSTMYANLVGEHSDREIVDLYRKYYENRPFVRVREPGIWPSTKEVYGSNYCDIGFAVDSRTGRLTIISVIDNLVKGASGQAIQNMNLMMGWEENLGLNMTPVYP; encoded by the coding sequence GTGAATAACAAATTAAAAGTAGCAATCGTCGGTTCCACCGGCTACGGCGGGGTGGAGCTGATTCGTTTTTTCCAGAACCATCCGCAGGTTGAAATCACATCGGTGATCTCATCATCGAGCAGTGGTGAGTCCATCGCAGATGGATTTCCGCATTTGACGGACGTGATTCACAGGCCACTCGACGGTGTAGATCCGGCTGAAATTGCGAGTCGTGCGGATCTGGTATTCACAGCGACCCCGTCCGGCGTAAGTGCAAAGCTCGTACCAAGCCTTCTGGCAGCAGGCCTTAAGGTCATTGATCTGTCTGGCGATTTCAGACTCAAGGATGGAACAGTGTACGAAGAGTGGTACAAACATCCGGCGCCTTCAGCTGATTTGCTGGAACAAGCGGTATACGGCATGGCTGAGGTGTATGGCGAAGAAGTGAAGGGACAGAATTTTATATCCAACCCAGGTTGTTATCCAACGGCTACACTTCTTGGACTGATCCCTGCTGTAGAGGCAGGCTGGATTGATCCTTCTACTATTATAATTGATGCCAAATCAGGCGTATCCGGAGCGGGACGTGGAACAAGTCTGACAAATCATTATGCAGAGATGAATGAGAATCTCAAAGCCTACAAACTGAATAAACATCAACATATTCCCGAGATCGAACAAGTGCTTGGCAGTATAACGGGAACGCCTGTAACGGTTACCTTTACAACACATCTGGTGCCAATGACACGTGGAATTATGAGTACGATGTATGCAAACCTCGTTGGGGAACACAGCGACCGGGAGATCGTGGATTTGTACCGCAAATATTATGAGAACCGACCTTTCGTACGTGTACGTGAACCGGGCATCTGGCCTTCTACCAAAGAAGTGTACGGATCCAACTATTGTGATATCGGATTTGCGGTGGATTCTCGCACAGGGCGTTTAACGATTATTTCGGTCATCGACAACCTGGTGAAGGGTGCTTCCGGGCAAGCGATTCAAAATATGAACCTGATGATGGGATGGGAGGAGAACCTCGGGCTGAACATGACACCGGTATATCCATAA
- the argJ gene encoding bifunctional glutamate N-acetyltransferase/amino-acid acetyltransferase ArgJ, producing MGTNVEQQTFTVVENGTIVTPGGFTAGGLHCGLKKTSRNDIGAIRCDVPATAAAVYTTNVFQAAPLKVTRESLSNGRLQAVIVNSGNANACTGQQGEEDAYAMRSAAARELGVAEEDVAVASTGVIGELLKMDAVHSGITGLPAHMGKESNEAEQFSQAILTTDLVKKEACVSVMVNGKTVTIAGAAKGSGMIHPNMATMLAFMTSDAVIGAEALQRLLRQATNHTFNMITVDGDTSTNDMLVAMSSGYAGNEELTTEHPDWDAFAAGFTYVCQVLAKAIARDGEGATKLVEVEVTGAVSDESAQAIAKTVIGSSLVKSAMFGADANWGRIIAAVGRAGQPVNPDTVDIRLGEISVLAQSRPVVFDEEAALAYLQTDTVRIVVDLHHGEGTAIAWGCDLTYDYVRINAAYRT from the coding sequence ATGGGAACGAATGTGGAGCAACAAACTTTTACCGTGGTTGAGAACGGAACAATTGTAACCCCTGGGGGATTCACTGCTGGTGGACTTCACTGCGGATTGAAAAAGACATCACGCAATGACATCGGAGCGATCCGATGTGATGTACCAGCTACAGCTGCTGCTGTATACACAACAAACGTGTTTCAGGCAGCACCACTCAAAGTAACGCGCGAAAGCTTGAGCAACGGACGCCTTCAGGCTGTTATCGTTAACAGTGGTAATGCTAACGCATGTACAGGGCAACAAGGGGAAGAAGATGCTTATGCGATGCGTTCGGCCGCCGCGCGTGAGTTGGGTGTGGCAGAAGAAGACGTGGCTGTGGCATCCACAGGTGTCATTGGTGAATTGCTCAAAATGGATGCTGTACATTCAGGTATTACTGGTCTTCCAGCGCATATGGGCAAGGAGTCGAATGAGGCGGAGCAATTTTCACAAGCGATTCTGACAACGGATTTGGTGAAAAAGGAAGCCTGCGTCTCCGTTATGGTTAACGGTAAGACGGTTACGATTGCGGGAGCCGCCAAAGGCTCGGGTATGATTCATCCGAATATGGCGACAATGCTCGCTTTCATGACCTCTGACGCGGTCATTGGTGCAGAAGCGTTGCAGCGCCTGCTGCGCCAGGCAACGAATCATACATTCAACATGATTACAGTCGATGGGGATACAAGTACAAACGACATGCTGGTAGCCATGTCCAGTGGATATGCAGGCAATGAAGAGCTGACCACAGAGCATCCGGACTGGGACGCTTTTGCAGCTGGCTTCACCTATGTATGCCAAGTATTGGCCAAAGCCATTGCTCGCGATGGCGAAGGAGCAACCAAACTGGTTGAGGTAGAAGTTACAGGTGCGGTAAGTGATGAGTCCGCGCAAGCAATCGCGAAAACTGTCATCGGTTCCAGTCTGGTGAAATCCGCGATGTTTGGCGCTGACGCCAACTGGGGACGGATTATTGCAGCCGTAGGGCGTGCAGGACAACCGGTGAACCCGGATACCGTGGATATCCGTCTGGGAGAGATCTCGGTACTCGCGCAGTCACGCCCAGTCGTGTTTGACGAAGAAGCGGCATTGGCCTATTTGCAGACGGATACAGTTCGCATTGTGGTGGATCTGCACCACGGCGAAGGAACTGCAATAGCCTGGGGCTGTGACCTGACGTATGACTACGTCCGAATTAACGCCGCATACCGCACGTAA
- a CDS encoding aspartate aminotransferase family protein yields MEKGNEQPGSGTAVAGATATGAAAQTESSLFQTYARYPISLVKGKGSWLWDDQGNRYLDFMCGLAVTSLGHAPEKVGAKLKAQIDELWHVSNLFQIPGQEKAAALLTANTCADAVFFCNSGAEANEAAIKVARRYHQKVKGTDRYEVITFAQSFHGRTLATLTATGQDKVKEGFLPLPAGFVTVPLHDIPALEAAIGPNTAAIMLEMVQAEGGVYPVEPEFVKHVRKLCDEHGLLLIVDEVQTGMGRTGKLFAHEHYGIEPDVFTVAKGIGSGFPVGAMLGKGFLRDAFTPGSHATTFGGTPLASSVVIATIETMLEDRLPERAAEMGEYLMSSLRNRLAGNSFVKEVRGLGLLVGIECAEPVGDIVLAGQKRGILFVSAGPNVIRLLPNLYVSKEEIDEAVSLVGTLIEEHVAAKA; encoded by the coding sequence ATGGAAAAAGGCAACGAACAGCCAGGTTCTGGCACAGCGGTAGCGGGCGCAACAGCAACAGGTGCAGCGGCACAGACGGAAAGCTCGCTTTTCCAAACGTATGCACGTTATCCAATCAGTCTGGTCAAAGGTAAAGGCAGCTGGTTATGGGACGATCAGGGGAACCGCTATCTCGATTTCATGTGCGGACTCGCTGTAACTAGCCTGGGCCATGCACCGGAGAAAGTTGGAGCCAAGCTGAAAGCTCAGATTGATGAGCTGTGGCATGTGTCCAACCTGTTCCAGATTCCGGGCCAGGAGAAGGCAGCAGCATTGCTGACAGCTAATACGTGCGCTGATGCAGTGTTCTTCTGCAACAGTGGTGCCGAAGCGAATGAAGCAGCTATCAAAGTTGCACGTCGTTATCACCAAAAGGTGAAAGGTACAGATCGCTATGAAGTAATCACATTTGCCCAGTCTTTCCATGGACGGACACTCGCTACACTGACAGCAACCGGACAGGATAAGGTGAAAGAAGGATTTTTGCCATTGCCAGCCGGATTTGTAACCGTACCTTTGCATGATATCCCTGCACTTGAAGCGGCAATTGGACCCAACACAGCAGCTATTATGCTGGAAATGGTTCAGGCCGAGGGTGGTGTATATCCGGTTGAACCGGAATTCGTCAAACATGTACGGAAATTGTGTGACGAGCACGGGTTGCTGTTGATTGTCGATGAAGTACAAACAGGAATGGGACGTACAGGTAAATTGTTTGCGCACGAACATTATGGCATTGAGCCAGACGTGTTCACCGTTGCCAAAGGAATCGGCAGTGGTTTCCCTGTAGGCGCGATGCTGGGTAAAGGGTTCCTGCGAGATGCATTCACGCCAGGTAGCCATGCGACGACATTTGGTGGAACACCACTTGCTTCATCCGTTGTAATTGCGACAATTGAAACGATGCTGGAAGATCGTTTGCCAGAGCGTGCAGCGGAGATGGGTGAATACCTGATGAGCTCCCTGCGGAATCGTTTGGCGGGTAACTCCTTTGTGAAGGAAGTACGTGGCTTGGGATTGTTAGTCGGTATTGAATGTGCTGAGCCAGTAGGTGATATTGTGCTTGCTGGGCAAAAACGCGGTATCTTGTTTGTCTCTGCAGGACCCAATGTGATTCGTTTGCTTCCGAACCTGTATGTGAGCAAAGAAGAGATCGACGAGGCGGTATCGCTGGTAGGCACATTGATCGAAGAGCACGTAGCGGCGAAAGCCTAA
- the argB gene encoding acetylglutamate kinase → MNSTMPNESTATEASTEKQMFVMKCGGSTLAALPESFFADLRDLQSQGTQPVIVHGGGPAISDNLAKLGIETEFVNGLRKTTEPVLDVVEMVLAGSINKQIVRLIQRVGGRALGLSGVDGGLIQAKPVTNHAEIGWVGDVTGVNAEIIQGIVNMGYMPVIAPVGVDATGQRYNINADTAAGAVASHLGVSRMIVVTDVPGIMKNVGGEKKVLPSVSVQEIEDMIQTGEIYGGMIPKVRAAIACIHGQVREVVIVDGSEPQILSRVLGGEIIGTRIIRMQ, encoded by the coding sequence ATGAATTCAACAATGCCAAACGAGAGTACCGCAACGGAAGCGAGCACAGAGAAACAGATGTTTGTCATGAAATGTGGAGGCAGCACGCTGGCAGCATTGCCCGAGTCTTTCTTTGCGGATCTGCGTGATTTGCAGTCTCAGGGCACGCAGCCAGTAATCGTGCATGGCGGAGGTCCTGCGATCTCAGATAACCTGGCGAAGCTTGGTATCGAAACCGAATTCGTTAATGGCCTGCGCAAAACGACTGAACCTGTGCTGGACGTAGTGGAGATGGTGCTCGCTGGAAGTATCAACAAGCAGATCGTGCGTCTGATTCAACGTGTGGGCGGCCGTGCACTAGGCTTGTCTGGTGTGGACGGTGGTCTGATTCAGGCTAAACCTGTTACAAACCACGCAGAGATCGGTTGGGTAGGCGATGTCACTGGTGTGAACGCAGAGATTATTCAAGGTATCGTGAACATGGGTTACATGCCGGTTATCGCACCAGTTGGCGTAGATGCAACAGGACAACGCTACAACATTAACGCAGATACAGCTGCGGGTGCAGTGGCATCTCATCTCGGCGTAAGCCGGATGATTGTCGTGACAGACGTTCCTGGCATCATGAAGAACGTAGGCGGCGAGAAAAAAGTACTGCCATCCGTATCTGTACAAGAGATTGAGGACATGATCCAGACCGGAGAAATCTATGGCGGCATGATTCCCAAAGTGCGTGCAGCTATCGCATGTATTCATGGCCAAGTACGTGAGGTCGTCATCGTAGACGGCAGCGAACCCCAAATCCTGAGCCGAGTGCTAGGCGGAGAAATCATCGGAACAAGAATCATCCGTATGCAATAA